One genomic segment of Halalkalicoccus tibetensis includes these proteins:
- the truA gene encoding tRNA pseudouridine(38-40) synthase TruA: protein MRAFRVAYDGTPYHGFQRQPDVATVEGTLFRALERHGVLEGEKPTGYAAAGRTDRGVSALAQTVAFDCPDWLTPAALNGELPADVRAWASADVEDEKFHAQYDARSREYAYQLHAPDADDDRLRAALDRLAGTHDFHNLTPDSGDTERTIRVATLERDGEFAVITVRAGGFLRQLVRRLVSLVSAVGRGEREFAFLDRVLSEERLSGPEGIAPAPPEPLVLTDVAYDLDFALDGRAAKSARAVFEEKRVERETRSRVAGRIAGGLDG, encoded by the coding sequence ATGCGCGCGTTCCGGGTCGCCTACGACGGCACGCCCTATCACGGCTTCCAGCGCCAGCCCGACGTCGCGACCGTCGAGGGGACGCTGTTTCGCGCGCTCGAGCGCCACGGCGTCCTCGAGGGGGAGAAGCCGACGGGCTACGCGGCCGCCGGACGGACCGACAGGGGTGTCTCCGCGCTCGCCCAGACGGTCGCGTTCGACTGTCCAGACTGGCTCACGCCGGCCGCGCTCAACGGCGAACTGCCCGCCGACGTCCGCGCCTGGGCGAGCGCGGACGTCGAGGACGAGAAGTTCCACGCCCAGTACGACGCCCGCTCACGGGAGTACGCTTACCAGCTCCACGCGCCCGACGCCGACGACGACCGGCTTCGGGCCGCGCTCGACCGGCTCGCCGGCACCCACGACTTCCACAACCTCACGCCCGATTCGGGCGACACGGAGCGGACGATCCGGGTGGCGACCCTCGAACGGGACGGCGAGTTCGCCGTGATCACGGTCCGTGCGGGCGGCTTCCTCCGCCAGCTCGTCCGCCGGCTCGTTTCGCTCGTTTCCGCGGTGGGACGGGGCGAGCGCGAGTTCGCCTTCCTCGATCGGGTCCTCTCGGAGGAGCGACTCTCCGGTCCCGAGGGGATCGCGCCCGCTCCCCCGGAGCCGCTCGTGCTGACGGACGTGGCCTACGACCTCGACTTTGCGCTCGACGGACGGGCCGCAAAGAGCGCCCGGGCGGTCTTCGAGGAGAAGCGCGTCGAACGCGAGACGCGATCGCGGGTCGCGGGGCGGATCGCGGGCGGGCTCGACGGCTAG
- a CDS encoding M28 family metallopeptidase, producing MTEIDTLLGGAWHDDTGWELLTRLTELDERMGGHPGERRAAEYVAESFEESGVEGVGIEEFDMNRWDRGRTEFAVTEPVERSFEALALPYSAAGEVSGELVDVGYGTPDEIEAADVAGKVIVASTTTPPEKGRFVHRMEKFGHAIAAGAEAFVFANHVPGQLPPTGALRFDAEAAAPGIGVSKETGEWLSDYAERGARVKLSVAADTEPGSSQNVHGTLGESGENEEIVLLGHYDAHDIAEGALDNGCGISVVAGAARLLSEMELDCRIRVAGVGCEEVGLIGADALADSLDLDSVRAIVNVDGAGRFRNLQAYTHGSERVEGLVEEVCEQWGQPVAFSRDPHPYSDHWPFLQRGVPALQLHSQAPSGAQRGRGWGHTHADTRDKADPRNLREHAILTALLVRELAGTEPPRVDEDELRERLRENDAEAGMRAAEVWPDHWA from the coding sequence ATGACGGAGATCGACACGCTGCTGGGAGGCGCGTGGCACGACGACACCGGCTGGGAGCTTCTGACCCGGCTGACCGAGCTCGACGAGCGAATGGGCGGCCATCCCGGCGAGCGCCGCGCCGCCGAGTACGTCGCCGAGAGCTTCGAGGAGAGCGGCGTCGAGGGGGTGGGGATCGAGGAGTTCGACATGAACCGCTGGGACCGCGGGCGCACCGAGTTCGCGGTCACCGAGCCCGTCGAGCGCTCCTTCGAGGCGCTCGCGCTGCCGTACTCGGCGGCGGGCGAGGTCTCGGGGGAGCTCGTCGACGTCGGCTACGGCACGCCCGACGAGATCGAAGCCGCCGACGTCGCGGGGAAGGTCATCGTCGCAAGCACGACCACGCCCCCCGAGAAGGGGCGGTTCGTCCACCGCATGGAGAAGTTCGGCCACGCGATCGCCGCGGGCGCAGAAGCGTTCGTCTTCGCGAACCACGTCCCCGGCCAGCTCCCGCCGACGGGCGCGCTGCGCTTCGACGCCGAGGCCGCCGCGCCCGGCATCGGCGTCTCGAAGGAGACTGGCGAGTGGCTGAGCGACTACGCCGAGCGCGGTGCACGTGTAAAGCTCTCGGTCGCGGCCGACACGGAGCCGGGATCGAGCCAGAACGTCCACGGAACCCTCGGTGAGAGCGGGGAGAACGAGGAGATCGTCCTGTTGGGGCACTACGACGCCCACGACATCGCGGAGGGCGCGCTCGACAACGGCTGTGGGATCTCCGTCGTCGCGGGCGCGGCCCGACTTCTCTCGGAGATGGAGCTCGACTGTCGGATCCGGGTCGCGGGCGTCGGCTGCGAGGAGGTCGGGCTGATCGGCGCCGACGCGCTCGCCGACTCGCTCGACCTCGATTCGGTCCGCGCGATCGTCAACGTCGACGGCGCGGGCCGCTTCCGGAACCTGCAGGCGTACACCCACGGCTCCGAGCGGGTCGAGGGACTGGTCGAGGAAGTCTGCGAACAGTGGGGCCAGCCGGTCGCCTTCTCGCGCGATCCCCACCCCTACAGCGACCACTGGCCGTTCCTCCAGCGCGGCGTTCCCGCCCTCCAGCTCCACAGCCAGGCCCCGAGCGGCGCACAGCGCGGGCGGGGCTGGGGCCACACCCATGCCGACACTCGCGATAAGGCCGATCCGCGGAACCTCCGCGAGCACGCGATCCTGACCGCGCTGCTGGTCCGCGAGCTCGCCGGGACCGAACCACCGCGAGTCGACGAGGACGAGCTACGCGAACGGCTCCGGGAGAACGACGCCGAGGCCGGCATGCGCGCGGCGGAGGTCTGGCCCGATCACTGGGCATAG
- the pepF gene encoding oligoendopeptidase F, which translates to MSSVPEREELSEEYTWDLESIYASDDDWEAAYEEIEERIEEIEAYEGRTTESGETLHELLSLREELMRELSQLAAYARMRRDEDTRDQQYQALTARSQSLASEASSAASFVEPELQQLSEDELAALIEEEPALEEYEHYFDDVLRMKPHTRSAEVEALLAELGEVTGASGEIYNMLSNADLEFPTIEDPDGEAVEVTQANFTKLQKHQDREFRREVYEGFYDTWEDVRNTVGSSYKNSVKADVKLARARDYETAREAALDGPNIPVEVYDNLVDTVHDNLDVLHRHADLKREALGVDELRMWDLYMPVAEGESPDLEYDTAADHVVEALAPLGEEYQSRVSEGLDSRWVDVYENAGKQSGAYSGGTYDTQPFILMNYQDDIPSMYTLAHELGHSLHSQLTSENQPYVYSGYEIFVAEVASTVNEALLTRHLLDTVEDERFRLHVLNEYLERFRSTLYRQTMFAEFEHRAHEIDEEGEALTPDRLDELYGELKGEFYEPAAVDDRIAREWMRIPHFYRAYYVYQYATGISAAVALSRKILEEGESAAADYREFLRSGSTEYPLELLEVAGVDMRSPEPIEDALGVYDEYVEEMASLL; encoded by the coding sequence ATGAGTTCGGTTCCCGAGCGCGAGGAGCTCTCCGAGGAGTACACCTGGGACTTAGAGAGCATCTACGCGAGCGACGACGACTGGGAGGCCGCCTACGAGGAGATCGAGGAACGGATCGAGGAGATCGAGGCCTACGAGGGGCGAACGACCGAGAGCGGCGAGACCCTCCACGAGCTGCTCTCGCTCCGCGAGGAGCTCATGCGCGAGCTCTCGCAGCTCGCGGCCTACGCGCGGATGCGCCGCGACGAGGACACCCGCGACCAGCAGTATCAGGCGCTGACCGCCCGCTCGCAGTCGCTGGCCTCCGAGGCCTCGAGCGCCGCGAGCTTCGTCGAGCCCGAGCTACAGCAACTCTCGGAGGACGAGCTCGCGGCGCTGATCGAGGAGGAGCCCGCCCTCGAGGAGTACGAGCACTACTTCGACGACGTGCTGCGGATGAAACCCCACACCCGCTCGGCGGAAGTCGAGGCGCTGCTCGCGGAGCTGGGCGAGGTGACGGGCGCCTCGGGCGAGATCTACAACATGCTCTCGAACGCGGACCTGGAGTTTCCCACGATCGAGGACCCCGACGGCGAGGCCGTCGAGGTCACGCAGGCGAACTTCACGAAGCTCCAGAAACATCAGGACAGGGAGTTCCGCCGCGAGGTCTACGAGGGCTTCTACGACACCTGGGAGGACGTCCGCAACACCGTCGGCAGCTCGTATAAGAACAGCGTGAAGGCCGACGTGAAGCTCGCGCGGGCGCGGGACTACGAGACGGCCCGCGAGGCGGCGCTCGACGGGCCCAACATCCCCGTGGAGGTCTACGACAACCTCGTCGACACGGTTCACGACAACCTCGACGTCCTGCACCGCCACGCCGACCTCAAGCGCGAGGCGCTCGGGGTCGACGAACTGCGGATGTGGGACCTCTACATGCCGGTCGCCGAAGGGGAAAGCCCCGACCTGGAGTACGACACGGCCGCAGACCACGTCGTCGAGGCGCTCGCGCCGCTGGGCGAGGAGTACCAGTCACGGGTCAGCGAGGGGCTGGACTCGCGGTGGGTCGACGTCTACGAGAACGCCGGCAAGCAGTCGGGCGCCTACTCCGGGGGGACGTACGACACCCAGCCGTTCATCCTGATGAACTACCAGGACGACATCCCCTCGATGTACACGCTGGCCCACGAACTGGGCCACTCGCTTCACTCGCAGCTCACCAGCGAGAACCAGCCGTACGTCTACAGCGGCTACGAGATCTTCGTCGCCGAGGTGGCCTCGACGGTGAACGAGGCGCTGCTGACCCGCCACCTGCTCGACACCGTCGAGGACGAACGGTTCCGGCTGCACGTGCTCAACGAGTACCTCGAACGGTTCCGGTCGACGCTCTATCGCCAGACGATGTTCGCGGAGTTCGAGCACCGTGCCCACGAGATCGACGAGGAGGGCGAGGCGCTCACGCCCGACCGGCTCGACGAGCTCTACGGCGAGCTCAAAGGCGAGTTCTACGAGCCCGCGGCGGTCGACGACCGGATCGCCCGCGAGTGGATGCGCATCCCCCACTTCTACCGGGCGTACTACGTCTACCAGTACGCGACGGGGATCAGCGCAGCGGTCGCGCTCTCGCGGAAGATCCTCGAGGAGGGCGAGTCCGCCGCCGCCGATTACCGCGAGTTCCTGCGCTCGGGCTCGACGGAGTATCCCCTCGAGCTGCTCGAGGTCGCGGGCGTCGACATGCGCTCGCCCGAGCCCATCGAGGACGCCCTCGGGGTCTACGACGAGTACGTCGAGGAGATGGCGTCGCTACTCTGA
- the pan2 gene encoding proteasome-activating nucleotidase Pan2 → MAHSPSVPERPHLDLDPEMPEGEQLDALREHYVDLVRINDQLEERIEDADDRRETLHDRVDELERENSALKTASLYVATVEEFTDDGAIVKQHGTNQEVLTEMDASLAEDLEAGDRVAVNDSFGVETALDVETDARAQAMTVDRSPEVEYADIGGIDEQIREVREAVEDPLTNPTQFEEVGIEPPGGVLLHGPPGTGKTMLAKAVANETDATFIKMAGSELVQKFIGEGARLVRDLFELAREHEPAIVFIDEIDAIAATRTESKTSGDAEVQRTMMQLLSEMDGFDERGEVRIIAATNRFDMLDRAILRPGRFDRLIEVPEPDVEGRERIIEIHTDGMNVADTVDFEELAEETAGFSGAELASLCTEAGMFAIRDDRTEVTTADFEEALAKVSTDAENDTRYYVY, encoded by the coding sequence ATGGCCCACAGCCCCTCTGTCCCTGAGCGCCCGCATCTCGACCTCGACCCCGAGATGCCCGAGGGAGAGCAGCTCGACGCCCTGCGCGAGCACTACGTCGACCTCGTGCGTATCAACGACCAGCTCGAGGAGCGCATCGAGGACGCCGACGACCGCCGCGAGACGCTTCACGACCGGGTCGACGAGCTCGAGCGCGAGAACAGCGCGCTCAAGACCGCCTCGCTGTACGTCGCGACCGTCGAGGAGTTCACCGACGACGGCGCGATCGTCAAACAGCACGGCACGAACCAGGAGGTGCTGACCGAGATGGACGCCTCGCTCGCCGAGGATCTCGAGGCCGGCGACCGCGTCGCGGTCAACGACTCCTTCGGCGTCGAGACGGCCCTCGACGTCGAGACCGACGCCCGCGCCCAGGCGATGACCGTCGACCGCAGCCCCGAGGTCGAGTACGCCGACATCGGGGGGATCGACGAGCAGATCCGCGAGGTCCGCGAGGCCGTCGAGGACCCGCTCACGAACCCCACGCAGTTCGAGGAGGTCGGGATCGAGCCGCCGGGCGGCGTCCTGCTGCACGGGCCGCCAGGTACCGGGAAGACGATGCTCGCGAAGGCCGTCGCCAACGAGACCGACGCCACCTTCATCAAGATGGCCGGCTCCGAGCTCGTCCAGAAGTTCATCGGCGAGGGCGCGCGGCTCGTTCGCGACCTCTTCGAGCTCGCGCGCGAACACGAGCCGGCGATCGTCTTCATCGACGAGATCGACGCGATCGCCGCCACGCGGACGGAGTCGAAGACTTCCGGTGACGCCGAGGTCCAGCGGACGATGATGCAGCTCCTCTCGGAGATGGACGGGTTCGACGAGCGCGGCGAGGTACGCATCATCGCCGCCACGAACCGCTTCGACATGCTCGATCGCGCGATCCTCCGTCCGGGTCGGTTCGACCGCCTCATCGAGGTGCCCGAGCCCGACGTCGAGGGTCGCGAACGGATCATCGAGATCCACACCGACGGGATGAACGTCGCCGACACGGTCGACTTCGAGGAGCTGGCCGAGGAGACCGCCGGCTTCAGCGGCGCGGAGCTCGCGAGCCTCTGTACGGAGGCGGGGATGTTCGCCATCCGCGACGACCGCACCGAGGTCACCACCGCGGACTTCGAGGAGGCGCTCGCGAAGGTCTCGACCGACGCCGAGAACGACACGCGCTACTACGTCTACTGA
- a CDS encoding pyruvoyl-dependent arginine decarboxylase, whose amino-acid sequence MEIRIVRGSATAPTEMASYDAALAEAGVHNYNLTHVSSVVPADATVEFVDTAPDLGAIGEGLTVVEARATSAARPVSAALAWGREEDGPGLFYEAGGEEPADRTRERVERGLEAGRELRDWSFPDTDSAAAHAAPDGGFATAVVLAVYGEGRPIR is encoded by the coding sequence ATGGAGATCCGCATCGTCAGGGGGAGCGCCACCGCCCCCACGGAGATGGCCTCGTACGACGCCGCCCTCGCCGAGGCCGGGGTCCACAACTACAACCTCACGCACGTCTCTTCGGTCGTTCCCGCCGACGCGACCGTCGAGTTCGTCGATACGGCCCCCGACCTCGGCGCGATCGGCGAGGGGCTCACCGTCGTCGAGGCCCGCGCGACCAGCGCCGCCCGCCCGGTCAGCGCCGCCCTCGCCTGGGGCCGTGAGGAGGATGGGCCGGGGCTGTTCTATGAGGCCGGTGGCGAGGAACCCGCCGATCGGACCCGCGAGCGCGTCGAGCGCGGGCTCGAAGCCGGCCGGGAGCTCCGGGACTGGTCGTTCCCCGACACCGATTCGGCCGCCGCCCACGCGGCCCCCGACGGGGGGTTCGCGACGGCCGTGGTCCTCGCGGTCTACGGCGAGGGGCGCCCGATCAGATAG
- a CDS encoding DUF5811 family protein, whose amino-acid sequence MNGNTPYAGSPGTTNAGQRMPEEVPDLTADQRRTLRADLSAITRRVREYLPDEYAVGAEVSQGQSGPEAMVAVQPPIGHPISAGFQPDLESEEYITENDREEVARGLAASAALQVKHAINDDVSPTAR is encoded by the coding sequence ATGAACGGAAACACGCCGTACGCTGGGTCGCCGGGGACGACGAACGCCGGACAGCGCATGCCGGAGGAGGTGCCCGACCTCACGGCGGATCAACGCCGGACGCTTCGTGCGGACCTCTCGGCGATCACCCGCCGCGTCCGGGAGTACCTGCCCGACGAGTACGCCGTCGGCGCCGAGGTCAGCCAGGGTCAGAGCGGCCCCGAGGCGATGGTCGCCGTCCAGCCGCCGATCGGCCACCCGATCAGTGCCGGCTTTCAGCCCGACCTCGAGAGCGAGGAGTACATCACCGAGAACGACCGCGAGGAGGTCGCCCGCGGGCTCGCCGCGAGCGCCGCCCTCCAGGTCAAACACGCCATCAACGACGACGTCTCGCCGACCGCGCGGTAG
- a CDS encoding desampylase → MAPPLSFSRDAYDSLLAHAREGAPEEICGVLGGSDGVVRSTHRVPNVADIPRTRYELDPEEQLTAIEAVESDGELLGFYHSHPAGPPEPSATDRARATWADAYYVIVSLPEESVTAWYWTGEEFVATDVRVE, encoded by the coding sequence GTGGCGCCGCCCCTCTCGTTCTCGCGCGACGCGTACGACTCGCTTCTCGCCCACGCGCGCGAGGGCGCGCCCGAGGAGATCTGTGGCGTCCTCGGCGGGAGCGATGGGGTCGTCCGCTCGACCCATCGCGTGCCGAACGTCGCCGATATCCCGAGAACGCGCTACGAGCTCGACCCCGAAGAACAGTTGACGGCGATCGAGGCCGTCGAATCCGACGGCGAGCTCCTCGGCTTCTACCACTCCCATCCCGCAGGTCCCCCGGAGCCGAGCGCGACGGACCGCGCACGGGCGACGTGGGCCGACGCCTACTACGTCATCGTTTCGCTGCCGGAGGAGTCGGTGACGGCGTGGTACTGGACCGGCGAGGAGTTCGTCGCTACGGACGTCCGCGTCGAGTGA
- the infB gene encoding translation initiation factor IF-2, with product MSDTDTTRTSSSGLRTPIVAVLGHVDHGKTSLLDKIRGSAVIEGEAGAITQHIGATAVPLDTVSRVAGSLVDPDDFDLPGLLFIDTPGHHSFTTLRSRGGALADIAILVVDVTDGFQPQTIEAINILQDSSTPFVVAANKIDTVAGWNPREDSPVQQTYDAQSDRARSRLDERLYELIGELSDHGFSADLYWRVQDFQKNVGVVPVSAMTGEGVPDLLTVLMGLSQRYMKDAMEIDVAGPGAGTVLEVKDEKGFGATVDVVLYDGTVREDETIVVGGTQEPIVTDVRALLQPRPLAEIRAESRFDRVDEVGAAAGLKIAAPDLEEAMAGAPVRVVRDRDIDDVVGEVEAELAEVEVSTEEEGVVVKADTLGSLEAMANALKEAEIPVMRAEVGDIAPRDISIASTADEPIHRTILGFNVEVLGDANRSAEESEVKVFRDDVIYQLVEEYDEFVEDSRRAQQETILENITRPGRFQLLMDHTFRQNDPAVVGVEILGGTVRNNAQVAKFEGNEPKRVGQVKGIQEQGDDVDEARQGKRVSVAIDGPTVGRQIEEGDELWVEIPEKHAKILEQELTEDIPADEREVLQMYLDKQRRRDPFWGK from the coding sequence ATGTCGGACACAGATACAACACGGACCTCGTCGTCGGGGCTCAGAACGCCGATCGTCGCCGTCCTCGGACACGTCGATCACGGAAAGACTAGCTTGCTCGATAAGATCCGCGGCTCGGCGGTGATCGAGGGCGAAGCCGGCGCGATCACCCAGCACATCGGGGCGACCGCGGTGCCTCTCGACACCGTCTCGCGGGTCGCGGGGAGCCTCGTCGACCCCGACGACTTCGATCTCCCGGGCTTGCTCTTCATCGACACGCCGGGCCACCACTCGTTTACCACGCTTCGATCCAGGGGCGGCGCGCTCGCGGACATCGCGATCCTCGTCGTCGACGTCACCGACGGCTTCCAGCCCCAAACCATCGAAGCGATCAACATCCTGCAGGACTCCTCGACGCCGTTCGTGGTCGCCGCGAACAAGATCGACACGGTCGCGGGCTGGAACCCCCGCGAGGACAGTCCCGTCCAGCAGACCTACGACGCCCAGAGCGACCGGGCGCGATCGCGGCTCGACGAACGGCTCTACGAGCTCATCGGCGAGCTCTCGGATCACGGCTTCTCGGCCGATCTCTACTGGCGGGTCCAGGACTTCCAGAAGAACGTCGGGGTCGTCCCCGTCAGCGCGATGACCGGCGAAGGGGTGCCCGACCTCCTGACCGTGCTCATGGGCCTCTCCCAGCGCTACATGAAGGACGCCATGGAGATCGACGTCGCGGGACCCGGTGCGGGAACGGTCCTCGAGGTGAAGGACGAGAAGGGGTTCGGCGCGACCGTCGACGTCGTGCTGTACGACGGCACCGTCAGGGAGGACGAAACGATCGTCGTCGGGGGGACCCAGGAGCCGATCGTCACGGACGTTCGCGCGCTGCTCCAGCCCCGACCCCTGGCGGAGATCCGCGCCGAGAGCCGGTTCGACCGGGTCGACGAGGTCGGGGCCGCGGCCGGGCTGAAGATCGCCGCCCCCGACCTCGAGGAGGCGATGGCCGGCGCGCCGGTCCGCGTGGTGCGCGACCGCGACATCGACGACGTCGTCGGCGAGGTCGAGGCCGAACTCGCGGAGGTCGAGGTGAGCACCGAGGAAGAGGGTGTCGTCGTCAAGGCCGACACCCTCGGCAGCCTCGAGGCGATGGCGAACGCGCTCAAGGAGGCGGAGATCCCGGTCATGCGCGCGGAGGTCGGCGATATCGCGCCGCGGGACATCTCGATCGCGAGCACCGCCGACGAGCCGATCCACCGGACGATACTGGGGTTCAACGTCGAGGTGCTCGGCGACGCGAACCGCAGCGCCGAGGAGAGCGAGGTGAAGGTCTTCCGCGACGACGTCATTTACCAGCTCGTCGAGGAGTACGACGAGTTCGTCGAGGATTCTCGCAGAGCGCAGCAGGAGACGATCCTCGAGAACATCACCCGACCGGGCCGGTTCCAGCTGCTGATGGACCACACGTTCCGCCAGAACGACCCCGCCGTGGTGGGCGTCGAAATCCTCGGGGGAACGGTGCGGAACAACGCTCAGGTCGCGAAGTTCGAGGGCAACGAGCCCAAACGGGTGGGCCAGGTCAAGGGGATCCAGGAACAGGGCGATGACGTCGACGAGGCACGCCAGGGCAAACGCGTCAGCGTCGCCATCGACGGCCCCACGGTCGGCAGGCAGATCGAGGAGGGCGACGAGCTCTGGGTCGAGATCCCCGAGAAACACGCGAAGATCCTCGAACAGGAGCTCACCGAGGACATCCCGGCCGACGAACGCGAGGTACTCCAGATGTACCTCGACAAGCAGCGCCGCCGCGATCCCTTCTGGGGCAAGTAG
- a CDS encoding PRC-barrel domain-containing protein, with the protein MSEILAENLSGKAVMGADGAELGMLYNITMDIKSGELHDLVITPNDEITPADLGLELDEEERLRMPVNRVQAVKDYIVVQR; encoded by the coding sequence ATGTCCGAAATACTGGCGGAGAACCTCTCCGGGAAGGCGGTCATGGGCGCCGACGGCGCCGAGCTCGGGATGCTGTACAACATCACGATGGACATCAAGAGCGGCGAGCTTCACGACCTGGTAATCACCCCGAACGACGAGATCACTCCGGCGGACCTCGGCCTCGAACTCGACGAGGAGGAGCGGCTCCGAATGCCCGTCAACCGCGTGCAGGCCGTCAAAGACTACATCGTCGTCCAGCGTTAA
- a CDS encoding NOB1 family endonuclease produces the protein MHVLDSSAFIHEYHTTEQTASIPLVREELEDESAYRYDAIEGSGMHIHIPTDETIDTVRRAAAELGDLEELSGTDIRLVATTFELDGTLVTDDYAMQNVAEKLNVDVEVIAREGISEQRRWTFQCQGCGREFDEQHDRCEVCGSRLARKNPT, from the coding sequence ATGCACGTTCTCGATTCCTCGGCGTTCATCCACGAGTACCACACCACGGAGCAGACCGCGAGCATCCCGCTCGTTCGCGAGGAGCTCGAAGACGAGAGCGCCTACCGCTACGACGCGATAGAGGGTTCGGGGATGCATATCCATATCCCCACCGACGAGACGATCGACACCGTCCGCCGGGCGGCCGCGGAGCTGGGCGACCTCGAGGAGCTCTCGGGGACGGACATCCGCCTCGTCGCGACGACCTTCGAGCTCGACGGCACCCTCGTCACCGACGACTACGCGATGCAGAACGTCGCCGAGAAGCTGAACGTCGACGTCGAGGTGATCGCCCGAGAGGGGATCTCCGAACAGCGCCGCTGGACGTTCCAGTGTCAGGGCTGTGGCCGGGAGTTCGACGAACAGCACGACCGCTGTGAGGTCTGCGGAAGCCGGCTCGCGCGCAAGAACCCGACCTAA
- a CDS encoding CopG family transcriptional regulator, which translates to MPQRYSLVCDDQLASQVDALAREYELTESEVLHQLVAIGLEQREIAAR; encoded by the coding sequence ATGCCCCAGCGGTACAGCCTCGTGTGTGACGACCAGCTCGCATCGCAGGTCGACGCCCTCGCACGGGAGTACGAACTCACCGAATCGGAAGTCCTCCACCAGCTCGTCGCCATCGGACTCGAACAGCGCGAGATCGCGGCCCGTTAG
- a CDS encoding glucose-6-phosphate isomerase, with translation MEVDIGNALGSVATPGVSRGSLERLDERVADAHERIEAGIGDREHGYAALALPETADPDAIRAAVDPIDCDTLLVVGIGGSALGAATIADALDLDIDVHTLDNVDPDHTRTLLDSLDLSRTALHVVSRSGTTAETLANFLVAREAMESAGVDWTERTLVTTGEEGNLRGLAERHDLPALDVPAGVPGRFSALSTVALPVAALGGGDVEGLLAGAGAEAEGLTGSLFESPAYAYGATTYALAQRGWRVNAMMPYAESLETFAEWFAQLWAESLGKEGVGQLPARALGATDQHSQLQLYRAGPRDAMVSLVRPRERGDVSIPETDLEGLSYLGGSSLGELLDAEFEATEASLAAAGRPNVRVEIDRVDAHELGGLLYGMEAACVLAGELYLVPTFTQPAVEWGKRAARGLLGGGEFEEAAAVEEKERLVVD, from the coding sequence ATGGAAGTCGACATCGGCAACGCGCTCGGCTCGGTCGCCACGCCCGGCGTTTCGCGCGGCTCGCTCGAACGGCTCGACGAGCGGGTCGCCGACGCCCACGAGCGGATCGAGGCGGGCATCGGCGACCGGGAACACGGTTACGCCGCCCTCGCGCTGCCCGAGACCGCGGATCCCGACGCGATCCGCGCGGCGGTCGACCCGATCGACTGCGACACCCTTCTCGTGGTCGGGATCGGCGGCAGCGCGCTCGGCGCGGCGACGATCGCCGACGCGCTGGATCTCGATATCGACGTCCACACGCTCGACAACGTCGACCCCGACCACACCCGAACGTTGCTCGACTCGCTCGACCTCTCGCGGACCGCGCTGCACGTCGTCTCGCGGTCGGGCACGACGGCAGAAACGCTCGCGAACTTCCTGGTCGCCCGCGAAGCGATGGAGTCGGCGGGGGTCGATTGGACCGAGCGCACCCTCGTCACCACGGGCGAGGAGGGCAACCTCCGGGGGCTCGCAGAACGCCACGACTTGCCCGCCCTCGACGTTCCCGCGGGGGTTCCGGGCCGGTTCTCGGCGCTCTCGACGGTCGCGCTGCCGGTCGCGGCGCTGGGCGGCGGCGACGTCGAGGGGCTGCTCGCAGGTGCCGGGGCGGAGGCCGAAGGGCTGACGGGCTCGCTGTTCGAGTCTCCGGCCTACGCCTACGGCGCGACGACCTACGCGCTGGCCCAGCGGGGCTGGCGGGTCAACGCCATGATGCCCTACGCCGAGTCCCTCGAGACGTTCGCCGAGTGGTTCGCCCAGCTGTGGGCCGAGAGCCTCGGCAAGGAGGGAGTCGGCCAGCTCCCGGCCCGCGCGCTCGGCGCGACCGACCAGCACTCCCAGCTCCAGCTCTACCGGGCGGGCCCACGGGACGCGATGGTGTCGCTCGTGCGCCCGCGCGAGCGAGGGGACGTATCGATCCCGGAGACCGACCTGGAGGGGTTGTCGTATCTCGGCGGCTCGTCGCTCGGCGAGCTATTGGACGCAGAGTTCGAGGCGACGGAGGCGAGCCTCGCGGCGGCGGGCCGCCCGAACGTCCGGGTCGAGATCGACCGGGTCGACGCCCACGAGCTCGGCGGGCTGCTCTACGGGATGGAGGCGGCCTGCGTCCTCGCGGGCGAGCTCTACTTGGTCCCCACCTTCACGCAGCCGGCCGTCGAGTGGGGCAAACGGGCGGCCCGCGGCCTGCTCGGCGGCGGGGAGTTCGAGGAGGCCGCCGCCGTCGAGGAGAAAGAGCGGCTGGTCGTCGACTGA